In one window of Frigoriglobus tundricola DNA:
- a CDS encoding cbb3-type cytochrome c oxidase subunit I has translation MVAPTAPQLSPRDREKSAAERAAIDASCRAPVVAFAASAVAWLLVGSVLALLASVKLHSPYFLTGSAELTFGRVRMAHLQAVGIGWSSLATVAAILWLMCRLSRAELVYPKLLHVSCALWNVGVFLAVFGIIFGDAQSVEWLDAPPYAAPFFVAALGIVSAWTVAVFRRRRESHVYVSQWYIMGAVFWFPWLYLVAQFMIFWSPATGVVQPIVNWWFGHNVLGLWFTPAAVGSAYYLIPKIIGRPVHSYYLSIIGFWSLALFYSWAGMHHLIGGPIPGWLASASTVGSMMMIIPVLAVAINHHMTMRGHFHRLRYSPALRFTVFGAIAYTAVSLQGSFEALKDFSEVTHFTHYTVAHAHLGAYGFVTMIYFGLFYYMIPRLTGREWASPVLIRVHFWCAAVGITTYFAALSIGGWWQGRMLNNPDVPFGKIVDYLRPHLFTRSVAGVLLTVGHLAFAASFVMNLGGWGKKRAGGPTFFVEPVQPAAPTHEAVAAS, from the coding sequence ATGGTAGCGCCGACCGCCCCTCAACTCTCCCCACGGGACCGCGAGAAATCGGCGGCCGAGCGCGCCGCCATCGACGCGTCGTGCCGCGCGCCGGTGGTGGCGTTCGCGGCGAGCGCGGTGGCCTGGCTGCTGGTCGGCTCGGTCCTCGCCCTCCTCGCCTCGGTCAAGCTCCACAGCCCGTACTTCCTCACCGGCAGCGCGGAACTCACCTTCGGCCGCGTGCGGATGGCGCACCTCCAGGCGGTGGGCATCGGGTGGTCGTCGCTCGCCACGGTGGCCGCCATCCTGTGGCTCATGTGCCGGCTCTCGCGCGCGGAGCTGGTCTACCCGAAGCTGCTGCACGTCTCGTGCGCGCTGTGGAACGTGGGCGTGTTCCTCGCGGTGTTCGGCATCATCTTCGGGGACGCGCAATCGGTGGAGTGGCTGGACGCGCCCCCCTACGCGGCCCCGTTCTTCGTCGCGGCGCTGGGCATCGTGTCCGCGTGGACGGTCGCGGTGTTCCGCCGCCGCCGCGAGTCGCACGTGTACGTGTCCCAGTGGTACATCATGGGGGCGGTGTTCTGGTTCCCGTGGCTGTACCTGGTCGCCCAGTTCATGATCTTCTGGAGCCCCGCGACCGGCGTGGTGCAGCCCATCGTGAACTGGTGGTTCGGGCACAACGTCCTGGGCCTGTGGTTCACCCCGGCCGCCGTGGGGAGCGCGTACTACCTGATCCCGAAGATCATCGGCCGCCCGGTCCACAGCTACTACCTGAGCATCATCGGGTTCTGGTCGCTGGCCCTGTTCTACTCGTGGGCCGGGATGCACCACCTGATCGGCGGGCCGATCCCCGGCTGGCTGGCGAGCGCCAGCACCGTGGGCAGCATGATGATGATCATCCCCGTGCTGGCGGTGGCGATCAACCACCACATGACGATGCGGGGGCACTTCCACCGGCTCCGGTACAGCCCGGCGCTGCGGTTCACCGTGTTCGGGGCCATCGCGTACACCGCGGTCAGCTTGCAGGGCTCGTTCGAGGCGCTGAAGGACTTCAGCGAGGTGACGCACTTCACCCATTACACGGTGGCGCACGCGCACCTGGGCGCGTACGGGTTCGTGACGATGATCTACTTCGGCCTGTTCTACTACATGATCCCGCGGCTCACCGGCCGGGAGTGGGCCAGCCCGGTGCTGATCCGCGTCCACTTCTGGTGCGCCGCGGTCGGCATCACGACGTACTTCGCGGCGCTGTCCATCGGCGGCTGGTGGCAGGGCCGGATGCTGAACAACCCCGACGTGCCGTTCGGCAAGATCGTCGACTACCTCCGGCCGCACCTGTTCACGCGGTCGGTCGCGGGCGTCCTCTTGACCGTCGGGCACCTGGCGTTCGCCGCGTCGTTCGTGATGAACCTCGGCGGGTGGGGCAAGAAGCGGGCCGGCGGGCCGACGTTCTTCGTCGAGCCGGTGCAGCCCGCCGCGCCCACGCACGAGGCGGTGGCGGCGAGCTGA
- a CDS encoding cbb3-type cytochrome oxidase assembly protein CcoS, whose translation MTAVDVALFVNIAGSLVLFGGAAVLALGWAFRAGQFENFDQGSKSIFGPDEPVGEPTDEFPGAPHEPGAVPRAEDPHPSGVPASGGR comes from the coding sequence ATGACCGCCGTCGATGTCGCGCTGTTCGTCAACATCGCCGGGTCGCTCGTGCTGTTCGGCGGGGCGGCCGTGCTCGCCCTCGGCTGGGCGTTCCGCGCCGGGCAGTTCGAGAACTTCGACCAGGGGTCGAAATCGATCTTCGGCCCCGACGAGCCGGTCGGCGAACCGACGGACGAATTTCCGGGCGCCCCGCACGAGCCCGGGGCGGTGCCCCGGGCCGAGGACCCGCACCCCTCCGGGGTGCCCGCGTCGGGCGGGCGGTGA
- a CDS encoding c-type cytochrome: protein MYAIDTNVLMNAVIAAVLGTALLLLGATLFAAWWGKRGRVMSYLFMFTALFGVFALAVLTLGFRGQKSDNRPWHIFLDMKYQGKYTSQGQSRYFADGRSNRLPPADTVPFDGTDYAADAGHHDAPNPNFLKADKRYYFGIANADAKETREGVEFPAKPKWEGGKLTGEGYWVNHVPPLAVEKAGGWEALLKRGQVQFNRNCAVCHGQSGRGGGGEVAYGIVGAYGLSVAPANTLTPEIQAQPDGQLFNVVTNGVRQMPGYGHQIKDVLDRWAIVAYLRELQFAYGNPLVDKK from the coding sequence ATGTACGCGATCGACACGAACGTGCTGATGAACGCGGTGATCGCCGCGGTCCTCGGTACCGCCCTGCTCCTGCTCGGCGCCACGCTGTTCGCGGCGTGGTGGGGCAAACGCGGGCGCGTCATGTCGTACCTCTTCATGTTCACCGCGCTGTTCGGGGTGTTCGCCCTTGCGGTCCTCACGCTCGGCTTCCGCGGGCAGAAGAGCGACAACCGGCCCTGGCACATATTTCTCGACATGAAGTACCAGGGCAAGTACACGAGCCAGGGGCAGAGCCGGTACTTCGCGGACGGCCGCAGCAACCGCCTCCCGCCGGCCGATACCGTGCCGTTCGACGGCACCGACTACGCGGCCGATGCGGGCCACCACGACGCCCCGAACCCGAACTTCCTGAAGGCCGACAAGCGGTACTATTTCGGCATCGCCAACGCCGACGCGAAGGAGACGCGGGAGGGGGTGGAGTTCCCCGCCAAGCCGAAGTGGGAGGGCGGGAAGCTGACGGGCGAGGGCTACTGGGTGAACCACGTTCCGCCGCTCGCCGTGGAGAAGGCCGGCGGGTGGGAGGCGCTGCTGAAGCGCGGGCAGGTGCAGTTCAACCGCAACTGTGCGGTGTGCCACGGGCAGAGCGGGCGCGGCGGCGGCGGCGAGGTGGCGTACGGCATCGTCGGCGCCTACGGGCTGAGCGTGGCGCCGGCGAACACCCTGACGCCCGAGATCCAGGCCCAACCGGACGGCCAGTTGTTCAACGTGGTGACGAACGGGGTGCGCCAGATGCCCGGCTACGGGCACCAGATCAAGGACGTGCTGGACCGGTGGGCGATCGTCGCGTATCTGCGGGAGTTGCAGTTCGCGTACGGGAACCCGCTGGTGGACAAAAAGTAG
- a CDS encoding DUF3341 domain-containing protein, which yields MPPFVPTPGGTGKPWGVVTEFANGSDLLAAAKKVVAVGYTHVDAWTPFYVHGMKEAIGRTRSRLPLFTLAGALTGLTAAATMQFYFMAYYYPTIVGGKEYRSWEGFVPIFFEMTVLFAGFFTLFALVGLCGLPKFFHPIDSHPTFNRSTQGGFFLSIEATDPSFHPDTTRAYLESLGGKHAAVVEA from the coding sequence GTGCCGCCGTTCGTCCCGACGCCCGGCGGGACGGGCAAGCCGTGGGGCGTGGTGACCGAGTTCGCGAACGGCTCGGACCTGCTGGCCGCCGCGAAGAAGGTCGTCGCCGTCGGCTACACGCACGTGGACGCGTGGACCCCGTTCTACGTCCACGGGATGAAGGAGGCCATCGGCCGCACGCGGAGCCGGCTGCCGCTGTTCACGCTGGCCGGCGCGCTCACCGGGCTCACGGCCGCGGCGACGATGCAGTTCTACTTCATGGCCTACTACTACCCGACCATCGTCGGCGGGAAGGAGTACCGGTCGTGGGAAGGGTTCGTGCCGATCTTCTTCGAGATGACGGTGCTGTTCGCGGGCTTCTTTACGCTGTTCGCGCTGGTCGGGCTGTGCGGGCTGCCGAAGTTCTTTCACCCGATCGACAGCCACCCGACGTTCAACCGCAGCACGCAGGGCGGGTTCTTCCTGAGTATCGAAGCGACCGACCCGAGCTTCCACCCCGATACGACCCGGGCGTATCTGGAATCGCTCGGCGGTAAACACGCGGCGGTGGTGGAGGCGTAG
- a CDS encoding TAT-variant-translocated molybdopterin oxidoreductase, with the protein MPQVTLAPPPVRAARTRTEHTQSRATDMDQHSNYYRSLEQLADTPEFRAFASEEFPGFANVYESLGEAVPVDDDPEAAGLNRRKFLALSAAALGLAGLAGCRRPDMQILPFSAVPDEQVGHVVPGKPTFFATSLPRAGGALPVLVESHDGRPTKIEGNPQHPCSLGSTDAQAQASVLDLYSPDRVMSEQYPGVMEGRTARKWEDFDRFARGEAEKLAKDKGKGFYVLTEQAPAPAVRALREALKEKLPDASWHSYEAIDTSEALKGAEIAFGAKLVARYRFDKAERVLALDSDFLGADADGVYHSRAFAAKRKDEHHMNRLYVVESTYTVTGTMADHRLRLPASQIGFLLVAVARELKAAHGAKLKKADAIPAALPGAPAVAEQWAKAVAKDFAGHAGKGLVVVGPRQPAWVHALAHAVNDALGNYAAGTAEFRDPPAEVLDKSLKELVADMAAGKVNTLLVVGGNPVFNAPTDLRFADELQKVVKKIRLGVFHDHTSEKSDWHLPLAHPLEGWGDTEASDGSLCCVQPLIAPLNSGKSGTDDAAPPARGGRTVLEVLTLLTQANGADGKPVAAYSAAQKAAYGFVRKAFGERSGTEVTDAKFEAAFNRYKQVGFFPADAEKAKALGFEKPDEKARKPKPAAVNAASVAAALAAVRPVAAPTKDALEVTFHPSYALGDGRYAMNPWLQELPDPITKLVWDNAAVISPATAGEFGIKQGDLVELRVGDTPLTVPAFVLPGQADASVALAFGQYGEMRITHVPQGGGTNVFPLRTVRALHTATGAKLKKTGGKADLVTTQEHGVIPEGRDIIREVRAGDHSGHSHGHDHDHKHGDEHSGPKIGILPGAHISPEMLKKEFQGGYGNPQQGKAPSKEKQERFPLDLARPELLDSQFQWGMVIDLSACTGCSACMIACQAENNIPVVGKHEVKRNREMHWIRIDRYFSSPDGQTAGEEPRIVSQPVACVHCEAAPCEQVCPVNAAVHSPEGLNLQVYNRCIGTRYCSNACPYKMRRFNWFDFNKRKQDELRVPTPFASGGASLTDNGVPETLKMQKNPDVTVRMRGVMEKCTYCVQRLERGKYGAKVAAAKAAWGPDGKATTAYPKPADPKAAGYDLDPAGRVIVPDGVIVTACQAACPTQAITFGNTLDPKSAVSKQKAKESEYLLLGELNTKPRTSYLPRVRNINPELA; encoded by the coding sequence GTGCCACAGGTGACGCTGGCGCCGCCACCCGTGCGGGCGGCGCGGACCCGCACCGAGCACACCCAGTCGCGAGCGACCGATATGGACCAGCACTCGAACTACTACCGCAGCCTCGAACAACTGGCCGACACGCCGGAGTTCCGGGCGTTCGCGTCGGAGGAGTTCCCCGGCTTCGCGAACGTGTACGAATCGCTCGGCGAGGCGGTGCCGGTGGACGACGACCCCGAGGCCGCGGGCCTGAACCGCCGCAAGTTCCTCGCGCTGTCGGCCGCGGCGCTCGGCCTCGCGGGCCTTGCCGGGTGCCGCCGCCCGGACATGCAGATCCTCCCGTTCTCGGCCGTGCCGGACGAGCAGGTCGGCCACGTCGTCCCCGGCAAGCCCACGTTCTTTGCCACGAGCCTGCCGCGCGCCGGCGGTGCCCTCCCGGTTCTCGTCGAGAGCCACGACGGGCGCCCGACGAAGATCGAAGGCAACCCGCAGCACCCGTGCAGCCTCGGCAGCACCGACGCGCAGGCCCAGGCCTCCGTGCTCGACCTGTACAGCCCCGACCGCGTGATGTCGGAGCAGTACCCCGGCGTGATGGAGGGGCGGACCGCGCGCAAGTGGGAAGACTTCGACCGGTTCGCGCGGGGCGAGGCGGAGAAGCTCGCGAAGGACAAGGGCAAGGGCTTCTACGTCCTCACCGAGCAGGCGCCCGCGCCCGCGGTGCGGGCGCTCCGCGAAGCGCTCAAGGAGAAGCTGCCGGACGCCTCGTGGCACAGCTACGAGGCCATCGACACGAGCGAAGCTCTCAAGGGCGCGGAGATCGCGTTCGGCGCAAAGCTGGTGGCCCGGTACCGGTTCGACAAGGCGGAGCGGGTTCTCGCTCTCGACAGCGATTTCCTGGGCGCCGACGCCGACGGCGTGTACCACTCGCGCGCCTTCGCGGCGAAGCGGAAGGACGAACACCACATGAACCGCTTGTACGTCGTGGAATCGACGTACACGGTCACGGGCACGATGGCCGATCACCGGTTGCGGCTGCCGGCGTCGCAGATCGGGTTCCTCCTCGTCGCGGTCGCGCGAGAACTCAAGGCGGCACACGGGGCCAAGCTCAAGAAGGCCGACGCGATTCCCGCCGCGCTGCCCGGCGCGCCCGCCGTCGCAGAACAGTGGGCGAAGGCGGTCGCCAAAGATTTCGCGGGCCACGCCGGCAAGGGGCTCGTTGTCGTCGGCCCGCGCCAACCGGCTTGGGTTCACGCGCTGGCGCACGCCGTCAACGACGCGCTCGGGAACTACGCCGCGGGCACGGCCGAGTTCCGCGACCCGCCGGCCGAGGTGCTCGATAAGAGTCTGAAAGAACTCGTCGCGGACATGGCCGCGGGGAAAGTGAACACGCTGCTGGTCGTCGGCGGCAACCCGGTGTTCAACGCCCCAACCGACCTGCGCTTCGCGGACGAACTGCAAAAGGTCGTGAAGAAGATCCGCCTCGGCGTGTTCCACGACCACACCTCCGAAAAGTCCGACTGGCACCTGCCGCTCGCTCACCCCCTGGAAGGCTGGGGCGACACCGAAGCCTCCGACGGCTCGCTGTGCTGCGTGCAGCCGCTCATCGCCCCGCTCAACAGCGGTAAGAGCGGCACCGACGACGCGGCGCCGCCCGCGCGGGGCGGGCGCACGGTCCTCGAAGTGCTCACCCTGCTCACACAGGCGAACGGTGCCGACGGCAAGCCCGTGGCCGCGTACAGCGCGGCGCAGAAGGCCGCTTACGGGTTCGTGCGGAAGGCGTTCGGCGAGCGCAGCGGAACGGAGGTGACGGACGCGAAGTTCGAAGCCGCGTTCAACCGCTACAAGCAGGTCGGGTTCTTCCCCGCCGACGCGGAAAAGGCGAAAGCCCTCGGTTTCGAGAAGCCCGACGAGAAGGCCCGCAAGCCGAAGCCCGCGGCCGTGAACGCGGCGAGCGTTGCGGCCGCGCTGGCCGCCGTCCGCCCGGTGGCCGCTCCGACCAAAGACGCGCTCGAGGTCACCTTCCACCCGTCCTACGCCCTGGGCGACGGCCGGTACGCGATGAACCCGTGGCTCCAGGAGCTGCCCGACCCGATCACGAAGCTCGTCTGGGACAACGCCGCCGTCATCAGCCCCGCGACCGCGGGCGAGTTCGGCATCAAACAGGGCGACCTGGTGGAACTCCGGGTCGGCGACACGCCGCTCACGGTGCCCGCGTTCGTGCTGCCGGGGCAGGCGGACGCCTCCGTCGCGCTCGCGTTCGGCCAGTACGGCGAGATGCGCATCACGCACGTCCCGCAGGGCGGCGGAACGAACGTGTTCCCGCTCCGCACGGTCCGCGCCCTGCACACCGCGACCGGCGCGAAATTGAAGAAGACCGGCGGCAAGGCCGACCTCGTTACCACGCAGGAACACGGCGTCATCCCCGAGGGCCGCGACATCATCCGTGAGGTGCGGGCGGGCGATCACAGCGGGCACTCGCACGGCCACGACCACGACCACAAGCACGGGGACGAGCACTCCGGACCGAAGATCGGCATCCTGCCCGGCGCGCACATTTCCCCGGAGATGCTGAAGAAGGAGTTCCAGGGCGGCTACGGCAACCCGCAACAGGGCAAGGCGCCATCGAAGGAGAAGCAGGAGCGGTTCCCGCTCGACCTCGCGCGCCCGGAACTGCTCGACAGCCAGTTCCAGTGGGGCATGGTGATCGACCTCTCGGCGTGTACCGGGTGCTCGGCGTGCATGATCGCCTGCCAGGCCGAGAACAACATCCCGGTGGTCGGCAAGCACGAGGTGAAGCGCAACCGCGAGATGCACTGGATCCGCATCGACCGCTACTTCTCGTCCCCCGACGGCCAGACCGCCGGCGAGGAACCGCGGATCGTGTCGCAACCGGTCGCGTGCGTCCACTGCGAGGCCGCACCGTGCGAACAGGTGTGCCCGGTGAACGCGGCCGTTCACAGCCCCGAGGGCCTGAACCTGCAGGTGTACAACCGGTGCATCGGCACGCGGTACTGCTCGAACGCCTGCCCGTACAAGATGCGGCGGTTCAACTGGTTCGACTTCAACAAGCGGAAGCAGGACGAGCTCCGCGTGCCCACGCCGTTCGCCAGCGGCGGCGCCAGCCTCACGGACAACGGCGTGCCCGAAACGCTGAAGATGCAGAAGAACCCGGACGTCACCGTGCGGATGCGCGGCGTGATGGAGAAGTGCACGTACTGCGTCCAGCGCCTCGAGCGCGGCAAGTACGGGGCCAAGGTCGCCGCGGCGAAAGCCGCCTGGGGGCCGGACGGCAAGGCGACCACGGCGTACCCGAAGCCGGCCGACCCGAAGGCGGCGGGTTATGATCTCGATCCCGCGGGCCGCGTGATCGTGCCGGACGGCGTGATCGTGACCGCGTGCCAGGCGGCGTGCCCGACGCAGGCCATCACCTTCGGCAACACGCTCGACCCGAAGAGCGCCGTGAGCAAGCAGAAGGCGAAAGAGAGCGAGTACCTGTTGCTCGGCGAACTGAACACCAAGCCGCGGACGAGCTACCTGCCGCGGGTGCGGAACATCAATCCGGAACTCGCGTGA
- a CDS encoding cytochrome c3 family protein produces MPAIFSRSLDGYVRQAGVGLVAAVGLVAVGWYYYALPSYTRVGYQPEQPVPFSHQLHAGNLGMDCAYCHQSVFESPHASVPNSQVCMNCHNPKMANVKGASSLLAPVRASYDTGKPVEWKRVHKLPEYAYFNHSVHVNKGVSCVSCHGQVNEMKVVWHDQALTMGWCLKCHNDPQSALRPLSEVTNLKWKPSEGKSAAEIGAGIQKDLLVNAPMNCQGCHR; encoded by the coding sequence GTGCCGGCGATCTTTTCGCGGTCACTCGACGGGTACGTTCGCCAGGCCGGCGTCGGGCTGGTGGCCGCGGTCGGCCTCGTCGCCGTCGGGTGGTACTACTACGCCCTTCCGAGCTACACCCGCGTCGGGTACCAACCCGAACAGCCGGTGCCGTTCTCGCACCAGTTGCACGCCGGCAACCTGGGCATGGACTGCGCGTACTGCCACCAGTCGGTGTTCGAGTCGCCGCACGCCAGCGTGCCGAACTCGCAGGTGTGCATGAACTGCCACAACCCGAAGATGGCGAACGTGAAGGGGGCCAGCTCGCTGCTCGCCCCGGTGCGGGCCAGTTACGACACGGGCAAGCCGGTCGAATGGAAGCGCGTTCACAAGCTGCCCGAGTACGCGTACTTCAACCACTCCGTTCACGTGAACAAGGGCGTGTCGTGCGTGTCGTGCCACGGCCAGGTGAACGAGATGAAGGTGGTCTGGCACGACCAGGCGCTCACGATGGGCTGGTGCCTGAAGTGCCACAACGACCCGCAAAGTGCCCTGCGGCCCCTGAGCGAAGTGACCAACCTAAAGTGGAAGCCGTCCGAGGGCAAGTCCGCGGCCGAGATCGGCGCCGGCATCCAGAAGGATCTGCTCGTGAACGCACCGATGAACTGTCAGGGGTGCCACAGGTGA
- a CDS encoding aldo/keto reductase, producing the protein MKHRTFGGSAVSEVGLGCWQIGGDQWGDVPDTDALDVLRASAEAGVTFLDTADVYGAGRSEELIGRFLKEHDRGHFFIASKFGRFPRPGWPGNFDPQTIRAHTENSLRRLGIDRLDLTQLHCLPMEQLTRAEVWDTVAALQTEGKIARFGASVESVAEAEECLKHEGCAALQIIFNIFRQTPAVSGLLDRCAKRGVAIIVRLPLASGLLAGTYTPTSTFGPNDHRTINRNGERFNVGETFAGLGFEVGLGMVEKLRPLVPAGYTLPQLALRWCLDHPAVTTIIPGARNRTQAEANAAASDLPALPAETHAKLREFFATVVKPAVRGPD; encoded by the coding sequence ATGAAGCACCGCACGTTCGGCGGGTCCGCCGTGTCCGAGGTCGGGCTGGGCTGCTGGCAGATCGGCGGCGACCAGTGGGGCGACGTGCCCGACACCGACGCGCTCGACGTGCTCCGCGCGTCGGCCGAAGCGGGCGTCACCTTCCTCGACACCGCCGACGTGTACGGTGCCGGTCGGAGCGAGGAACTGATCGGCCGGTTCCTGAAGGAACACGACCGCGGGCACTTCTTCATCGCCTCGAAGTTCGGCCGGTTCCCGCGCCCCGGCTGGCCCGGTAATTTCGACCCGCAGACGATCCGCGCGCACACCGAGAACTCGCTCCGGCGCCTCGGCATCGACCGGCTCGACCTCACGCAACTGCACTGCCTGCCAATGGAGCAGCTCACGCGCGCCGAGGTGTGGGACACCGTTGCCGCGCTCCAGACGGAAGGCAAAATCGCCCGGTTCGGGGCGAGCGTCGAATCCGTCGCCGAAGCCGAGGAGTGCCTGAAGCACGAGGGCTGCGCCGCGCTGCAAATCATCTTCAACATCTTCCGCCAGACGCCCGCGGTGAGCGGGCTACTCGACCGCTGCGCGAAGCGGGGCGTGGCGATCATCGTCCGGCTGCCGCTCGCATCGGGGCTGCTCGCGGGAACGTACACGCCGACCAGCACGTTCGGCCCGAACGACCACCGCACCATCAACCGCAACGGCGAGAGGTTCAACGTCGGCGAAACGTTCGCCGGCCTGGGCTTCGAGGTCGGCTTGGGGATGGTCGAAAAGCTCAGACCGCTCGTGCCCGCGGGGTACACACTTCCGCAACTCGCGCTGCGCTGGTGCCTCGATCACCCGGCCGTCACAACGATCATTCCCGGCGCGCGGAACCGCACCCAGGCCGAGGCGAACGCCGCCGCGAGCGACTTGCCGGCGCTGCCGGCCGAGACGCACGCGAAGCTGCGCGAATTTTTCGCTACTGTCGTAAAACCCGCGGTTCGCGGACCGGACTAA
- a CDS encoding Uma2 family endonuclease, with the protein MTDNAIPAVTEPEDLLRMPDGNHYELIDGRPREKPMGAESDEIGGLLLTRFNNFIRPGKLGRAYPSQTGFQCFPTKPKQVRMPDTAFVSAGRLPNDRSPEGYILVAPDIAVEVVSPNESYEEVEAKVAEYRSAGVKLIWIISPKSRTVLIRRLDGTCAEVAETGAISGENVLPGFTCPVAELFV; encoded by the coding sequence ATGACCGACAACGCGATCCCGGCCGTAACCGAGCCGGAAGACCTGCTCCGGATGCCGGACGGCAACCACTACGAGCTGATCGACGGCCGACCCAGGGAGAAGCCGATGGGGGCGGAATCGGACGAGATCGGCGGGTTGTTGCTCACCCGGTTCAACAACTTCATCCGTCCGGGGAAGCTGGGGCGCGCGTACCCGTCGCAAACCGGCTTCCAGTGCTTCCCCACAAAGCCCAAACAAGTGCGGATGCCGGACACCGCGTTCGTGTCCGCCGGTCGGCTCCCGAACGATCGCTCGCCCGAGGGGTACATCCTGGTCGCGCCGGACATCGCCGTGGAAGTGGTGTCTCCGAACGAGAGCTATGAAGAGGTGGAGGCCAAAGTGGCCGAATATCGCTCGGCGGGTGTGAAGTTGATCTGGATCATCAGTCCGAAGTCGCGGACCGTGCTGATCCGTCGGCTCGACGGCACCTGTGCCGAAGTGGCCGAAACCGGCGCCATCTCTGGCGAAAACGTGCTGCCGGGGTTCACGTGCCCGGTCGCGGAACTGTTCGTTTGA
- a CDS encoding NIF family HAD-type phosphatase produces the protein MPLRVLALDLERTLISDANSVAPRPGLVKFLAFCHDRFERVVLFTTVEEADAQSALDQLVDRGQVPAELLAPLKCVTWTGEYKDLGFIADAVPEDVLLVDDDGGWVRPGQRDQWVAIAPWDGGPDRELLRVQQVLLERLGVSPI, from the coding sequence TTGCCACTGCGTGTTCTCGCACTCGACCTCGAACGGACGCTGATTTCCGACGCCAACAGCGTGGCCCCGCGCCCCGGTCTCGTGAAGTTTCTCGCGTTCTGCCACGACCGGTTCGAGCGCGTCGTGCTGTTCACCACGGTGGAAGAAGCCGATGCGCAGAGCGCGCTGGATCAACTCGTTGACCGCGGGCAAGTACCCGCGGAACTCCTGGCGCCCTTGAAGTGCGTCACGTGGACCGGCGAATACAAGGATCTGGGGTTCATCGCCGACGCGGTGCCGGAAGACGTGCTGCTGGTCGATGACGATGGGGGTTGGGTTCGGCCGGGGCAGCGCGACCAGTGGGTCGCGATCGCGCCGTGGGACGGCGGTCCCGACCGCGAACTGTTACGCGTTCAGCAAGTGCTGCTCGAAAGGCTCGGGGTGAGTCCCATCTGA
- a CDS encoding DinB family protein, protein MRPAVTEYAPFYGTYIDLVSEADILPAMSEQLSEVLSFFRRVPEAQGDVCHPPYTWTVKDVIGHLTDGERVFGYRALRFARGDTTPLAGFDEGPYVKAAESARLTLADVVSEYEAARRSNLWLFRNLPEAAWARAGIASDNLVTVRALAYIVVGHTRHHTAILRKRLTAG, encoded by the coding sequence ATGCGACCGGCTGTGACGGAGTACGCGCCGTTCTACGGCACGTACATCGATCTCGTGTCCGAGGCCGATATCCTCCCCGCGATGTCCGAGCAACTGTCGGAGGTGTTGAGCTTCTTCCGGCGCGTGCCCGAAGCCCAGGGCGACGTGTGCCATCCGCCGTATACGTGGACCGTGAAGGACGTGATCGGGCACCTCACCGACGGCGAGCGCGTCTTCGGCTACCGGGCGCTGCGGTTCGCACGCGGGGACACGACTCCGCTCGCGGGGTTCGACGAGGGGCCGTATGTCAAGGCGGCCGAGTCCGCGCGGCTCACGCTGGCCGATGTGGTGAGCGAGTACGAGGCCGCCCGGCGGTCGAACCTGTGGCTGTTCCGCAACCTCCCCGAAGCGGCCTGGGCACGCGCGGGCATCGCGAGCGACAACCTCGTAACCGTGCGGGCGCTGGCTTACATCGTCGTCGGCCACACGCGACACCACACCGCCATTCTCCGCAAGCGACTGACAGCCGGGTAA